The following proteins are encoded in a genomic region of Nomascus leucogenys isolate Asia chromosome 17, Asia_NLE_v1, whole genome shotgun sequence:
- the LOC100594106 gene encoding putative STAG3-like protein 4 produces the protein TSFCRTRDYPLTAPGPSWKKFQGGFCESVRTLVCWFQYSFLHDGFPMDNPICLLTGLSDSQVHAFRHTSTLAAMKLTTSLVRVALQLSLHQDNNERQYEAERNKGPGQRAPERLESLLEKRKEVRSVPCCFLSFFPACTHFCHRPPYQALGSLSRS, from the exons ACATCCTTTTGTAGGACTCGGGACTATCCTCTGACAGCTCCAGGTCCATCCTGGAAGAAGTTCCAGGGCGGCTTCTGTGAGTCTGTGAGGACGTTGGTCTGTTGGTTCCAGTACAGCTTCCTTCATGATGGCTTCCCTATGGACAACCCCATCTGCCTGCTCACTGGCCTCTCAGACTCACAAGTCCACGCCTTCCGTCACACTAGCACCCTGGCTG CTATGAAACTGACGACCTCCCTGGTAAGAGTTGCCCTCCAACTGAGTCTGCACCAAGATAACAATGAGCGTCAGTATGAGGCTGAAAGAAACAAGGGGCCAGGGCAGAGGGCACCTGAGCGGCTGGAGAGCCTGTTGGAGAAACGCAAAGAGGTGAGGAGTGTTCCCTgctgcttcctttcctttttcccagcTTGCACCCACTTCTGCCACAGACCCCCTTATCAGGCCCTGGGCAGTCTTTCAAGATCATGA
- the LOC115830891 gene encoding cohesin subunit SA-3-like, whose translation MAAFRRGLRRFRHADVPGKALSRARRASPCGASYPQVPAPRRASQERQPSGRRWPPAGGIQRKARMVRRHSRKQSEPPANDLFNAVKATKSDMQSLVDEWLDSYKQDQDAGFLELVNFFI comes from the exons ATGGCCGCCTTCCGTCGTGGTCTCAGACGGTTCCGCCACGCCGATGTACCGGGTAAAGCCTTATCACGGGCGCGGCGCGCCTCTCCATGTGGAGCTTCCTACCCGCAGGTACCGGCTCCCCGACGTGCAAGCCAGGAGCGGCAGCCCAGTGGCCGGCGTTGGCCACCTGCAG GTGGCATCCAAAGAAAGGCCCGAATGGTGCGTCGTCATAGCCGGAAACAGTCAGAGCCACCAGCCAATGATCTTTTCAATGCTGTGAAAGCCACCAAAAGTGACATGCAG tctttGGTAGATGAGTGGCTGGATAGCTACAAGCAAGACCAGGATGCCGGATTTCTGGAGCTTGTTAACTTTTTCATCTGA